From one Microbacterium aurum genomic stretch:
- a CDS encoding very short patch repair endonuclease has protein sequence MPDSWASSEHARLTMRANRARDTGPEIAVRSLLHTRGRRYRTHYRPVPGLRRTADIAFTRLKVVVFMDGCFWHGCPQHFVAPKTNSGYWGPKIEGNVARDRVTDRALSDAGWTVMRFWEHQAPDDVADQIERQLAELQEAIP, from the coding sequence ATGCCCGATTCCTGGGCCTCCAGCGAGCACGCCCGGCTCACCATGCGCGCCAACCGAGCACGCGACACGGGCCCAGAGATTGCGGTCCGCTCACTCCTTCACACTCGCGGTCGCCGCTACCGCACGCACTATCGACCCGTGCCGGGGCTGAGACGCACGGCCGACATTGCCTTCACGCGCCTCAAGGTTGTGGTCTTCATGGACGGCTGTTTCTGGCACGGTTGTCCACAGCACTTCGTCGCGCCGAAGACCAACTCCGGGTATTGGGGTCCGAAGATCGAAGGCAACGTAGCCCGTGACCGCGTGACGGATCGTGCGTTGAGTGACGCCGGATGGACGGTCATGCGATTCTGGGAGCACCAGGCACCGGACGACGTCGCCGACCAGATTGAGCGTCAGCTTGCGGAACTCCAGGAGGCCATCCCATAG
- a CDS encoding restriction endonuclease FokI C-terminal domain-containing protein: protein MINTWWATRPKRDIRGLASILSVVSTHAEARKWSYPDKRIELAIESGLEDAGLKRPGKRRDGRGGGARTYRAWLKSLGLIFMDDQDRLWPTLAGDAILQGEPPLPIMSKLVLSTQFPSAFSGSGASAVHPRFRVRPFVFLLQLLADPRLDGYLDETEEIAKIVICYGESNAQSCVDSVVERILAHRASGDDSLPSDYVHMFKSSRMKANSFDAVVANFGDIANTFGNQLSFTQLVTVLRGGRWEIAPGAEQSVQDAIDEYSAKPLLRDHEDEEKYQRRFGLPPGKQKDTRALDPLARSVTGSAIAERQILTAFLTLSTSEIITSITPQVTSAIATSTGLPETVVDRILARKFPAGGIDTFMTEYAVLAFGSRDRATEFEKATESIFRDVFGFKTKHIGQQGIRPDVVISSKSDAYAGIIDAKAYGESYSASHDHRNRMIAYIKNYPSYAIDDNPLAFFAYVVSEFKTTLTGQLQAIQGEAGVAGSAITARDIIRMVERSKSRPYSHSELRELFSSGRGLTFADLDLSP from the coding sequence TTGATCAACACCTGGTGGGCCACGCGGCCCAAGCGAGACATCCGCGGACTGGCGTCGATCCTCTCAGTCGTCTCCACCCATGCTGAGGCACGAAAATGGAGCTACCCCGACAAGCGGATTGAGCTTGCAATCGAATCCGGGTTGGAGGACGCCGGCCTGAAGCGGCCTGGCAAGCGTCGCGACGGCCGAGGCGGCGGGGCTCGCACCTATCGGGCATGGCTCAAGTCCTTGGGCCTCATCTTCATGGATGATCAGGACCGCCTGTGGCCCACGCTTGCCGGCGACGCGATTCTGCAGGGAGAGCCCCCTCTGCCGATCATGTCGAAGCTTGTGCTGTCGACGCAGTTCCCGTCTGCGTTCAGCGGCTCGGGGGCGTCCGCCGTGCACCCGCGTTTCCGAGTGCGCCCCTTCGTCTTCCTGTTGCAACTGCTGGCAGACCCCCGCCTCGACGGCTACCTGGATGAAACCGAGGAGATCGCCAAGATCGTCATCTGCTACGGCGAGAGCAACGCGCAAAGCTGCGTTGACTCGGTTGTGGAGCGAATTCTTGCTCATCGCGCATCCGGCGACGACTCGCTTCCCTCCGACTACGTGCACATGTTCAAGTCGAGTCGCATGAAAGCCAACTCCTTCGACGCGGTGGTGGCGAACTTCGGCGATATCGCGAATACGTTCGGAAACCAGCTCAGCTTCACGCAACTCGTGACCGTGCTTCGAGGCGGCCGCTGGGAGATAGCCCCCGGCGCCGAGCAGAGCGTTCAGGACGCGATCGACGAGTACTCGGCTAAACCACTTCTTCGCGACCACGAGGACGAGGAGAAGTATCAGCGCCGATTCGGGCTCCCGCCGGGCAAGCAGAAGGACACGCGCGCGCTGGATCCACTCGCACGGAGCGTGACCGGATCCGCCATCGCCGAACGGCAAATCCTCACGGCGTTCCTGACGCTCTCTACGTCCGAGATAATCACGAGCATCACCCCCCAGGTGACGTCTGCTATCGCCACATCGACGGGCCTGCCAGAGACGGTCGTCGATCGCATCCTCGCCCGCAAGTTCCCTGCAGGTGGCATCGACACCTTCATGACCGAGTACGCAGTGCTGGCATTCGGGTCGCGCGACCGCGCCACGGAGTTCGAGAAGGCAACTGAGTCGATATTCAGGGACGTCTTCGGCTTCAAGACCAAGCACATCGGGCAACAGGGCATCCGTCCGGACGTAGTGATCTCGTCGAAGAGCGACGCCTATGCCGGGATCATCGATGCCAAGGCGTACGGCGAGAGCTACTCCGCATCGCATGATCACCGCAACCGCATGATTGCCTACATCAAGAACTATCCGTCGTACGCGATCGACGACAATCCTCTCGCGTTCTTCGCCTACGTCGTGAGTGAGTTCAAGACCACTTTGACCGGCCAACTGCAGGCCATCCAAGGCGAGGCCGGCGTGGCGGGCTCAGCGATCACCGCCCGCGACATCATCCGGATGGTCGAGCGGAGCAAGTCGCGGCCGTACTCGCACTCGGAGCTTCGAGAGCTGTTCAGCTCGGGGCGTGGGCTGACATTCGCTGACCTCGACCTCAGCCCCTGA
- a CDS encoding IS1634 family transposase, with protein MGWFVRKVRTASGATAVQIASKTRGVRTIVEHLGSAHDDEQLAVLVAIARERIAELAGHVPFDLDGLGATPPATTAPTVTGSRSRLLWDVLEDAYARLGFDAVGNDTFKKLVLARVVEPTSKADTLRVWDELGVPGAPSLSTVWRTLARSVEQDWRSKIAAAAYAHATRSGPLTVVLYDVTTLYFEAEREDKLRKVGMSKERRVDPQILVGLLVDQGGFPLEVHEFAGNRGETLTLLPVLDQFRERHSATEVVVVADAGMLSAANLNRLEDAGFGFIVGSRTSSAPYDLAEHYATVGNIVTDGETVETTRTMGAGVNARERRVVWQYSHKRKIRDNITLNKQIERAEQIAAGTRPAKKDRFVTLGTKPGVNWARVEKAREYIGLKGYVTNLSTATASAAEIVAAYHDLFQVEATFRMAKTDLRARPMFASTADSIHAHLTVVFCALAISRHLYKTTGVTVRRIVRALRPLRDVTITIDGHELTATTPPTGEAADIIAALRPGVGH; from the coding sequence GTGGGGTGGTTCGTGCGGAAGGTGCGCACCGCGTCGGGTGCGACGGCGGTGCAGATCGCGTCGAAGACCCGTGGTGTGCGGACGATCGTGGAGCACCTCGGCTCCGCGCACGACGATGAGCAGCTCGCGGTGCTGGTCGCGATCGCGCGGGAGCGGATCGCGGAGCTGGCCGGGCATGTCCCGTTCGATCTGGACGGGCTGGGCGCGACGCCGCCGGCCACGACCGCGCCGACGGTGACCGGGTCGAGGTCCAGGTTGTTGTGGGATGTCCTCGAGGACGCCTACGCCCGTCTCGGGTTCGACGCGGTCGGCAACGACACATTCAAGAAGCTGGTCCTGGCCCGCGTCGTCGAGCCGACCAGCAAGGCGGACACGCTGCGGGTGTGGGACGAGCTCGGTGTCCCGGGTGCGCCGTCGCTGTCGACCGTGTGGCGGACCCTCGCCCGCAGCGTTGAGCAGGACTGGCGGTCGAAGATCGCCGCCGCAGCCTACGCGCATGCGACCCGATCTGGCCCGCTCACCGTCGTGCTCTACGACGTCACCACCCTCTACTTCGAGGCGGAGCGTGAAGACAAGCTCCGCAAGGTCGGGATGAGCAAAGAGCGCCGCGTCGACCCGCAGATCCTCGTCGGCCTCCTCGTGGACCAGGGCGGGTTCCCCCTCGAAGTCCACGAGTTCGCGGGCAACAGGGGCGAGACTCTCACCCTGCTGCCCGTCCTCGACCAGTTCCGCGAACGTCACTCCGCGACCGAGGTCGTGGTCGTCGCGGACGCCGGCATGCTGTCCGCAGCGAACCTGAACCGGCTGGAGGACGCCGGGTTCGGTTTCATCGTCGGCTCCCGCACCTCCTCCGCGCCATACGATCTCGCCGAGCACTACGCGACCGTCGGGAACATCGTCACCGATGGGGAGACGGTCGAGACCACCCGAACCATGGGTGCGGGTGTGAACGCGCGGGAGCGGCGAGTGGTGTGGCAGTACTCCCACAAGCGGAAGATCCGCGACAACATCACGTTGAACAAGCAGATCGAACGCGCCGAGCAGATCGCTGCCGGCACCCGCCCGGCGAAGAAGGACCGGTTCGTCACCCTCGGCACCAAGCCCGGCGTGAACTGGGCAAGAGTCGAGAAGGCCCGCGAATACATCGGCCTCAAGGGGTACGTCACCAACCTCAGCACCGCGACGGCTTCCGCTGCAGAGATCGTGGCGGCCTACCATGACCTGTTCCAGGTCGAGGCGACGTTCCGGATGGCAAAGACCGACCTGCGGGCGAGGCCGATGTTCGCGTCGACCGCGGACTCGATCCACGCGCACCTCACCGTCGTGTTCTGCGCTCTCGCGATCAGCCGGCACCTCTACAAGACCACCGGCGTGACGGTCCGCCGTATCGTCCGCGCGCTGCGCCCGCTGCGTGACGTCACGATCACCATCGACGGACACGAACTCACCGCGACCACCCCGCCAACGGGGGAAGCCGCCGACATCATCGCCGCACTCCGGCCGGGCGTGGGGCACTAA
- a CDS encoding DUF262 domain-containing protein, protein MTTKRFERTPSPQTVSWFLDLADAGRLNLDPPYQRRSVWSSQYRRFFIDSVLRNYPTQSIFIDRVVDPDRPTEYRVLDGKQRLTTILLFVRNEFAAPDSLEDMGLAGKYYEDFPKEDKLRILEYLFTVEMVTNTTSAELNQAFDRLNRNVARLNKQELRHAQFDGAFIRKVEELAEDSFWEQIGLVTDARRRRMLDVEYVSEFYIVAAAGIQDGKDYLDEKYAAWDEEIPEARRVNKRFADTLAYLVELDKFLPLASTRFSNVADFYSLWSALIDLRDRDALPGASVTAGRLSEFAAELERGESERAVQYVLSARQGSNKAANRTARAKTLAQVMSQPA, encoded by the coding sequence ATGACCACCAAGCGATTTGAACGCACCCCAAGCCCTCAGACCGTCAGTTGGTTTCTGGACCTGGCGGACGCAGGACGACTCAATCTCGATCCCCCCTATCAACGCCGCAGCGTCTGGAGTTCGCAGTACCGACGCTTCTTCATCGACTCCGTACTTCGCAACTACCCCACTCAATCGATATTCATCGATCGAGTGGTCGATCCCGATCGGCCCACCGAGTATCGGGTCCTGGATGGAAAGCAACGTCTCACCACGATATTGCTCTTCGTGCGGAATGAGTTCGCTGCACCGGACTCGCTCGAAGACATGGGCCTGGCAGGAAAGTACTACGAGGACTTTCCAAAGGAAGACAAGCTACGAATTCTCGAGTACCTGTTCACCGTCGAGATGGTCACGAACACCACATCGGCAGAACTGAATCAAGCGTTCGATCGACTCAACCGCAACGTCGCACGACTCAACAAGCAAGAGCTACGGCACGCGCAGTTCGACGGAGCATTCATCAGAAAGGTGGAAGAACTCGCCGAGGACTCATTCTGGGAGCAGATCGGTCTCGTAACCGACGCCCGGCGACGGCGCATGCTCGACGTGGAGTACGTATCGGAGTTCTATATCGTCGCCGCGGCCGGCATTCAAGACGGTAAGGACTACCTGGACGAGAAGTACGCGGCATGGGATGAGGAGATACCCGAGGCGCGTCGAGTCAACAAGCGGTTCGCGGACACGCTCGCCTACCTTGTGGAACTCGACAAGTTTCTCCCGCTAGCCTCGACTCGATTCTCTAACGTGGCCGACTTCTACTCACTCTGGTCGGCGCTGATCGATCTCCGAGACCGGGACGCGCTTCCTGGTGCTTCGGTGACAGCCGGGCGGCTCTCCGAGTTCGCCGCCGAGCTCGAACGCGGCGAATCCGAGCGGGCAGTGCAGTACGTTCTATCGGCGCGACAGGGATCCAATAAAGCGGCCAATCGAACTGCGCGAGCCAAGACTCTCGCACAGGTCATGTCGCAACCAGCATGA
- a CDS encoding IS630 family transposase, whose protein sequence is MSRRGPVLPELTLSDVERDQLERWVRRRKSAQDLALRSRIVLECATGSSNSEVSRRLLVSLPTVRKWRTRFLEQRLDGLVDEPRPGRPPLIGVDRVEQVIVDTLESTPKNATHWSRAKMAERSGLSRSTVGRIWKAFGLKPHLEEGFKLSNDPLFTEKVYDIVGLYLNPPESAVVLSVDEKSQVQALARSQPAFPLMPGVPERRTHDYVRHGTTSLFAAMNVADGTVISSVHRKHRSVEFKKFLTKIDKNVPEHLDVHVVCDNYSTHKHPTVKAWLEKHPRFHMHFTPTYSSWINQVERLFAEVTRDLLQRSDHRNVQSLERDLRDWVKAWNENPKPFIWTKTAEDILDSIARYLKRINGSGH, encoded by the coding sequence ATGTCGCGACGAGGACCTGTGCTTCCCGAGCTGACCCTCTCGGATGTGGAGCGTGATCAGCTGGAGCGGTGGGTGCGTCGCCGCAAGTCGGCGCAGGATCTCGCTCTGCGTTCGAGGATCGTGCTGGAATGCGCGACGGGCAGCTCCAACTCCGAGGTATCCAGGCGGCTGTTGGTGTCATTGCCCACGGTGCGCAAGTGGCGGACCCGGTTCCTTGAGCAGCGTCTCGATGGGCTCGTCGACGAGCCGCGGCCGGGACGGCCGCCGCTGATCGGAGTGGACCGGGTTGAGCAGGTCATCGTCGACACTCTGGAATCGACCCCGAAGAATGCGACGCACTGGTCGAGGGCGAAGATGGCCGAACGTTCCGGGCTGTCGCGCTCGACGGTGGGGCGGATCTGGAAGGCATTCGGACTCAAGCCCCATCTGGAGGAGGGTTTCAAGCTCTCCAACGACCCATTGTTCACGGAGAAGGTCTACGACATCGTCGGGCTCTACCTGAACCCGCCGGAGTCTGCCGTCGTGCTCAGCGTCGACGAGAAGAGCCAGGTGCAGGCGTTGGCCCGCTCGCAGCCCGCGTTCCCGCTGATGCCGGGCGTCCCCGAGCGGCGCACGCACGACTATGTCCGGCATGGCACGACGAGCCTGTTCGCCGCGATGAACGTCGCCGACGGCACGGTGATCTCCTCGGTGCATCGCAAGCACCGCTCGGTTGAGTTCAAGAAGTTCCTGACCAAGATCGACAAGAACGTTCCCGAACACCTCGACGTGCACGTCGTCTGCGACAACTACTCCACGCACAAACATCCGACTGTGAAGGCGTGGCTGGAGAAGCATCCCCGGTTCCACATGCACTTCACCCCGACGTACTCCTCCTGGATCAACCAGGTCGAGCGGCTCTTCGCCGAAGTCACCCGCGACCTGTTGCAACGCTCCGACCACCGCAACGTTCAGTCCCTGGAGAGAGACCTCCGCGACTGGGTGAAAGCCTGGAACGAGAACCCGAAACCATTCATCTGGACCAAGACCGCCGAAGACATCCTCGACTCCATCGCCCGATACCTGAAACGAATTAACGGATCAGGACACTAG
- a CDS encoding type II toxin-antitoxin system RelE/ParE family toxin, which translates to MIVSFRHKGLQALYETGSKKGVQPAHVPKLTRILGLLDVAQGPADLTIPGFRTHELKGDLAGHWSIWVNGNWRVTFRFVGQDVELVDHQDDH; encoded by the coding sequence GTGATCGTGAGCTTCCGACACAAGGGCCTCCAGGCTCTGTATGAGACGGGATCGAAGAAGGGCGTGCAGCCGGCGCACGTCCCGAAACTCACCCGCATTCTGGGTCTCCTTGACGTCGCACAGGGACCGGCCGATCTCACGATCCCGGGATTTCGCACGCATGAGTTGAAGGGTGACCTCGCCGGCCATTGGTCGATCTGGGTGAACGGGAACTGGCGGGTGACCTTCCGATTCGTCGGGCAAGATGTCGAACTCGTCGATCATCAGGACGATCACTGA
- a CDS encoding HigA family addiction module antitoxin yields the protein MMNNPPHPGEIIGKDVLGELGLTVAEAAARLGVSRVTLSRVIHGHAGVSPNLAIRLERAGVGTARAWMAMQTSYDLARELDDKPHDVQPLVVA from the coding sequence ATGATGAACAACCCCCCGCACCCCGGCGAGATCATCGGGAAGGACGTGCTCGGCGAACTGGGGCTCACCGTCGCCGAGGCCGCAGCACGACTCGGCGTCTCTCGAGTCACTCTCAGCCGAGTCATCCACGGGCACGCCGGAGTGAGCCCGAACCTCGCGATCCGCCTCGAGCGTGCTGGCGTCGGTACGGCCCGCGCCTGGATGGCGATGCAGACCAGTTACGACCTCGCCCGCGAACTCGACGACAAGCCCCACGACGTCCAGCCCCTCGTCGTCGCCTAG
- a CDS encoding class I SAM-dependent methyltransferase, giving the protein MREAHVLSGASYDSSGIDLAPEFVDHARATYPDATFERGDIDAIGERDGSLGGILAWFSTIHHEPERIHVPLTEFARVLRPGGTLLLGYFDGAAIEPFDHAVVRAYRWPAGELSAALGAAGFDIVETHRRTERGHRDVGALLAERRAS; this is encoded by the coding sequence GTGAGGGAAGCACACGTGCTGTCCGGCGCCAGCTATGACTCGAGCGGCATCGACCTCGCGCCGGAGTTCGTCGATCATGCCCGCGCCACTTATCCGGACGCCACCTTCGAGCGCGGTGACATCGACGCGATCGGCGAGCGCGACGGGTCTCTCGGCGGCATCCTGGCCTGGTTCTCGACGATCCATCACGAGCCGGAGCGGATCCACGTTCCCCTGACCGAGTTCGCGCGCGTCCTCCGCCCCGGCGGCACGCTGTTGCTCGGCTACTTCGACGGCGCCGCGATCGAACCCTTCGACCACGCCGTCGTGCGCGCGTACCGCTGGCCCGCGGGCGAACTGAGCGCAGCTCTGGGTGCCGCCGGCTTCGACATCGTCGAGACGCACCGGCGCACCGAGCGCGGTCACCGCGACGTCGGCGCCCTCCTCGCCGAGCGCCGCGCGAGCTGA